The proteins below come from a single Ochotona princeps isolate mOchPri1 chromosome 6, mOchPri1.hap1, whole genome shotgun sequence genomic window:
- the GMPR2 gene encoding GMP reductase 2 isoform X1, whose amino-acid sequence MPHIDNDVKLDFKDVLLRPKRSTLKSRSEVDLTRSFSFRNSKQMYTGVPIIAANMDTVGTFEMAKVLCKFSLFTAIHKHYRLDQWQEFASQNPDCLEHLAASSGTGASDFEQLEQVLEAIPQLKYICLDVANGYSEHFVEFVKDVRKRFPQHTIMAGNVVTGEMVEELILSGADIIKVGIGPGSVCTTRKKTGVGYPQLSAVMECADAAHGLKGHIISDGGCSCPGDVAKAFGAGADFVMLGGMLAGHSESGGELIERDGKKYKLFYGMSSEMAMKKYAGGVAEYRASEGKTVEVPFKGDVEYTIRDILGGIRSTCTYVGAAKLKELSRRTTFIRVTQQMNPIFSGEH is encoded by the exons ATGCCTCACATAGACAACGATGTGAAACTGGACTTCAAGGATGTCCTCTTAAGGCCCAAACGCAGCACCCTCAAGTCTCGAAGCGAG GTGGATCTCACAAGATCCTTTTCCTTTCGGAACTCAAAGCAGATGTACACTGGCGTGCCCATCATTGCAGCTAATATGGATACCGTGGGCACTTTTGAGATGGCCAAGGTCCTCTGTAAG TTCTCCCTCTTCACTGCTATCCATAAGCACTACAGGCTTGACCAGTGGCAAGAGTTTGCTAGCCAGAATCCTGACTGCCTTGAG CATCTGGCTGCCAGCTCAGGCACAGGCGCTTCTGATtttgagcagctggaacaggtcCTGGAAGCTATTCCCCAGCTGAAATATATCTGCCTGGATGTGGCCAATGGCTATTCAGAACACTTCGTTGAATTTGTGAAGGATGTACGAAAGCGCTTCCCCCAACACACCATCATG GCCGGAAATGTCGTAACTGGGGAGATGGTGGAAGAACTCATCCTTTCTGGGGCTGATATCATCAAAGTAGGAATTGGGCCAG GTTCTGTGTGTACCACCCGCAAGAAAACGGGAGTAGGGTATCCTCAGCTAAGTGCTGTGATGGAGTGTGCAGACGCTGCTCACGGCCTCAAAGGCCACATCATTTCA GATGGAGGCTGCAGCTGTCCTGGGGACGTGGCCAAGGCTTTCG gagcaggggctgACTTTGTCATGCTGGGTGGCATGCTGGCCGGACACAGCGAGTCAGGTGGTGAGCTCATTGAGAGAGACGGCAAGAAGTACAAGCTCTTCTATGGGATGAGTTCTGAAATGGCCATGAAGAAGTATGCTGGGGGTGTGGCTGAATACAG GGCCTCAGAGGGAAAGACGGTGGAAGTTCCCTTTAAAGGGGATGTGGAATATACCATCCGGGACATCTTAGGGGGGATACGCTCGACATGTACCTACGTGGGAGCAGCCAAGCTGAAGGAGCTGAGCAGGAGAACTACGTTCATTCGTGTCACTCAGCAGATGAACCCCATCTTCAGCGGGGAGCACTAG
- the GMPR2 gene encoding GMP reductase 2 isoform X2, with protein sequence MPHIDNDVKLDFKDVLLRPKRSTLKSRSEFSLFTAIHKHYRLDQWQEFASQNPDCLEHLAASSGTGASDFEQLEQVLEAIPQLKYICLDVANGYSEHFVEFVKDVRKRFPQHTIMAGNVVTGEMVEELILSGADIIKVGIGPGSVCTTRKKTGVGYPQLSAVMECADAAHGLKGHIISDGGCSCPGDVAKAFGAGADFVMLGGMLAGHSESGGELIERDGKKYKLFYGMSSEMAMKKYAGGVAEYRASEGKTVEVPFKGDVEYTIRDILGGIRSTCTYVGAAKLKELSRRTTFIRVTQQMNPIFSGEH encoded by the exons ATGCCTCACATAGACAACGATGTGAAACTGGACTTCAAGGATGTCCTCTTAAGGCCCAAACGCAGCACCCTCAAGTCTCGAAGCGAG TTCTCCCTCTTCACTGCTATCCATAAGCACTACAGGCTTGACCAGTGGCAAGAGTTTGCTAGCCAGAATCCTGACTGCCTTGAG CATCTGGCTGCCAGCTCAGGCACAGGCGCTTCTGATtttgagcagctggaacaggtcCTGGAAGCTATTCCCCAGCTGAAATATATCTGCCTGGATGTGGCCAATGGCTATTCAGAACACTTCGTTGAATTTGTGAAGGATGTACGAAAGCGCTTCCCCCAACACACCATCATG GCCGGAAATGTCGTAACTGGGGAGATGGTGGAAGAACTCATCCTTTCTGGGGCTGATATCATCAAAGTAGGAATTGGGCCAG GTTCTGTGTGTACCACCCGCAAGAAAACGGGAGTAGGGTATCCTCAGCTAAGTGCTGTGATGGAGTGTGCAGACGCTGCTCACGGCCTCAAAGGCCACATCATTTCA GATGGAGGCTGCAGCTGTCCTGGGGACGTGGCCAAGGCTTTCG gagcaggggctgACTTTGTCATGCTGGGTGGCATGCTGGCCGGACACAGCGAGTCAGGTGGTGAGCTCATTGAGAGAGACGGCAAGAAGTACAAGCTCTTCTATGGGATGAGTTCTGAAATGGCCATGAAGAAGTATGCTGGGGGTGTGGCTGAATACAG GGCCTCAGAGGGAAAGACGGTGGAAGTTCCCTTTAAAGGGGATGTGGAATATACCATCCGGGACATCTTAGGGGGGATACGCTCGACATGTACCTACGTGGGAGCAGCCAAGCTGAAGGAGCTGAGCAGGAGAACTACGTTCATTCGTGTCACTCAGCAGATGAACCCCATCTTCAGCGGGGAGCACTAG
- the TINF2 gene encoding TERF1-interacting nuclear factor 2 isoform X3 — MDTPLGAGPATLRLAAAASWQVVRERRVEHFPRVLEFLRSLRAAAPGLVRYRHHERLCMGLGAKVVVELILQGRPWEQVLNVLNDHFPQSGSVVRDPKATEQDLSKILEAQETFCQQVKELSKAPADLASRLQELGQEYGESFLVAMEKLFFEYLCQLEKALPPLQAQQLQNVLTWMQPGVSVTSCLTVNQYCADMGWTLPECSVDSVSLPETTEQSPPQPRPAPHTPLPKAKPGPHSPPTPASRQHPEPLTGRHFNLAPLGRRRIQSRWTSTRGGHKERPTVMLFPFRNLGPATQVISKPELREGGGGHTEEPASAAGSSTASNAKSKSPSHTLGKRALVEDLADFSGSEKENGSDCHRDPLKLALSPPRARTACPPSVCSSVITIGDLVLDSDEEESAQRERQGPPVPS; from the exons ATGGACACGCCTCTGGGCGCCGGTCCCGCCACTTTGCGCCTGGCCGCGGCAGCCAGCTGGCAAGTGGTTCGTGAACGTCGCGTCGAGCATTTTCCGCGAGTGCTGGAATTTCTTCGGAGCCTGCGCGCTGCTGCCCCCGGGTTGGTGCGCTATCGGCATCATGAACGGCTGTGTATGGGCCTCGGAGCCAAG GTAGTGGTGGAGCTGATCCTGCAGGGCCGACCTTGGGAGCAGGTCCTGAACGTCCTAAATGACCACTTTCCGCAGTCTGGGTCTGTGGTGAGGGACCCCAAAGCT ACGGAGCAAGATTTGAGCAAAATTTTGGAGGCACAAGAAACTTTCTGCCAACAGGTGAAGGAACTGTCGAAGGCACCTGCAGATCTAGCCTCCAGGCTGCAG GAACTTGGACAGGAGTATGGGGAGTCCTTTCTGGTGGCCATGGAGAAGCTGTTCTTTGAATATTTGTGTCAGCTGGAGAAGGCGCTACCCCCACTGCAGGCACAGCAG CTTCAGAATGTACTGACTTGGATGCAGCCTGGAGTTTCTGTCACCTCATGTCTTACCGTGAACCAATACTGTGCTGACATGGGGTGGACCCTTCCAG AGTGTTCTGTTGATTCAGTGAGCCTGCCAGAAACTACGGAGCAGAGCCCTCCTCAGCCAAGACCAGCACCCCACACTCCCCTGCCAAAAGCCAAGCCTGGCCCACATTCCCCTCCGACACCAGCTTCGAGGCAGCACCCAGAACCCTTAACTGGTCGCCACTTCAACCTGGCCCCTCTGGGCCGGCGAAGAATCCAATCCCGATGGACGTCTACTAGGGGAGGCCATAAGGAGCGCCCCACTGTCATGCTGTTCCCATTTAGGAACCTGGGCCCAGCCACCCAAGTCATATCCAAGCCTGAACtgagggaaggaggtgggggtCACACAGAAGAGCCAGCAAGTGCTGCAGGCTCAAGCACAGCTTCCAACGCAAAGTCCAAGAGTCCTTCCCACACCCTGGGGAAAAGGGCCCTAGTGGAGGACCTGGCTGACTTCTCTGGCTCTGAGAAGGA GAATGGCTCGGATTGCCACAGAGACCCCCTGAAACTAGCACTGTCGCCGCCCCGGGCCAGGACAG CATGTCCTCCATCTGTGTGCAGCTCTGTCATTACCATAGGGGACTTGGTCTTGGATTCTGATGAGGAAGAGAGTGCTCAGAGGGAAAGACAA GGTCCTCCTGTGCCCTCCTAA
- the TINF2 gene encoding TERF1-interacting nuclear factor 2 isoform X1, whose amino-acid sequence MDTPLGAGPATLRLAAAASWQVVRERRVEHFPRVLEFLRSLRAAAPGLVRYRHHERLCMGLGAKVVVELILQGRPWEQVLNVLNDHFPQSGSVVRDPKATEQDLSKILEAQETFCQQVKELSKAPADLASRLQELGQEYGESFLVAMEKLFFEYLCQLEKALPPLQAQQLQNVLTWMQPGVSVTSCLTVNQYCADMGWTLPECSVDSVSLPETTEQSPPQPRPAPHTPLPKAKPGPHSPPTPASRQHPEPLTGRHFNLAPLGRRRIQSRWTSTRGGHKERPTVMLFPFRNLGPATQVISKPELREGGGGHTEEPASAAGSSTASNAKSKSPSHTLGKRALVEDLADFSGSEKENGSDCHRDPLKLALSPPRARTACPPSVCSSVITIGDLVLDSDEEESAQRERQESLENYQKTKFDTLIPTFCEYFPSLGPSAGPSPPCDVTALNTPMSTGMFSAPCPSPTASAVQAM is encoded by the exons ATGGACACGCCTCTGGGCGCCGGTCCCGCCACTTTGCGCCTGGCCGCGGCAGCCAGCTGGCAAGTGGTTCGTGAACGTCGCGTCGAGCATTTTCCGCGAGTGCTGGAATTTCTTCGGAGCCTGCGCGCTGCTGCCCCCGGGTTGGTGCGCTATCGGCATCATGAACGGCTGTGTATGGGCCTCGGAGCCAAG GTAGTGGTGGAGCTGATCCTGCAGGGCCGACCTTGGGAGCAGGTCCTGAACGTCCTAAATGACCACTTTCCGCAGTCTGGGTCTGTGGTGAGGGACCCCAAAGCT ACGGAGCAAGATTTGAGCAAAATTTTGGAGGCACAAGAAACTTTCTGCCAACAGGTGAAGGAACTGTCGAAGGCACCTGCAGATCTAGCCTCCAGGCTGCAG GAACTTGGACAGGAGTATGGGGAGTCCTTTCTGGTGGCCATGGAGAAGCTGTTCTTTGAATATTTGTGTCAGCTGGAGAAGGCGCTACCCCCACTGCAGGCACAGCAG CTTCAGAATGTACTGACTTGGATGCAGCCTGGAGTTTCTGTCACCTCATGTCTTACCGTGAACCAATACTGTGCTGACATGGGGTGGACCCTTCCAG AGTGTTCTGTTGATTCAGTGAGCCTGCCAGAAACTACGGAGCAGAGCCCTCCTCAGCCAAGACCAGCACCCCACACTCCCCTGCCAAAAGCCAAGCCTGGCCCACATTCCCCTCCGACACCAGCTTCGAGGCAGCACCCAGAACCCTTAACTGGTCGCCACTTCAACCTGGCCCCTCTGGGCCGGCGAAGAATCCAATCCCGATGGACGTCTACTAGGGGAGGCCATAAGGAGCGCCCCACTGTCATGCTGTTCCCATTTAGGAACCTGGGCCCAGCCACCCAAGTCATATCCAAGCCTGAACtgagggaaggaggtgggggtCACACAGAAGAGCCAGCAAGTGCTGCAGGCTCAAGCACAGCTTCCAACGCAAAGTCCAAGAGTCCTTCCCACACCCTGGGGAAAAGGGCCCTAGTGGAGGACCTGGCTGACTTCTCTGGCTCTGAGAAGGA GAATGGCTCGGATTGCCACAGAGACCCCCTGAAACTAGCACTGTCGCCGCCCCGGGCCAGGACAG CATGTCCTCCATCTGTGTGCAGCTCTGTCATTACCATAGGGGACTTGGTCTTGGATTCTGATGAGGAAGAGAGTGCTCAGAGGGAAAGACAA GAGTCTCTGGAAAACTACCAAAAGACAAAGTTTGATACCTTGATCCCCACCTTCTGTGAATACTTCCCCTCTTTGGGTCCAAGTGCTGGGCCCTCCCCTCCATGTGATGTGACAGCCCTAAACACTCCCATGAGCACTGGCATGTTTTCTGCACCCtgtccatctcccactgcctcagCTGTGCAAGCCATGTAG
- the TINF2 gene encoding TERF1-interacting nuclear factor 2 isoform X2, translating into MDTPLGAGPATLRLAAAASWQVVRERRVEHFPRVLEFLRSLRAAAPGLVRYRHHERLCMGLGAKVVVELILQGRPWEQVLNVLNDHFPQSGSVTEQDLSKILEAQETFCQQVKELSKAPADLASRLQELGQEYGESFLVAMEKLFFEYLCQLEKALPPLQAQQLQNVLTWMQPGVSVTSCLTVNQYCADMGWTLPECSVDSVSLPETTEQSPPQPRPAPHTPLPKAKPGPHSPPTPASRQHPEPLTGRHFNLAPLGRRRIQSRWTSTRGGHKERPTVMLFPFRNLGPATQVISKPELREGGGGHTEEPASAAGSSTASNAKSKSPSHTLGKRALVEDLADFSGSEKENGSDCHRDPLKLALSPPRARTACPPSVCSSVITIGDLVLDSDEEESAQRERQESLENYQKTKFDTLIPTFCEYFPSLGPSAGPSPPCDVTALNTPMSTGMFSAPCPSPTASAVQAM; encoded by the exons ATGGACACGCCTCTGGGCGCCGGTCCCGCCACTTTGCGCCTGGCCGCGGCAGCCAGCTGGCAAGTGGTTCGTGAACGTCGCGTCGAGCATTTTCCGCGAGTGCTGGAATTTCTTCGGAGCCTGCGCGCTGCTGCCCCCGGGTTGGTGCGCTATCGGCATCATGAACGGCTGTGTATGGGCCTCGGAGCCAAG GTAGTGGTGGAGCTGATCCTGCAGGGCCGACCTTGGGAGCAGGTCCTGAACGTCCTAAATGACCACTTTCCGCAGTCTGGGTCTGTG ACGGAGCAAGATTTGAGCAAAATTTTGGAGGCACAAGAAACTTTCTGCCAACAGGTGAAGGAACTGTCGAAGGCACCTGCAGATCTAGCCTCCAGGCTGCAG GAACTTGGACAGGAGTATGGGGAGTCCTTTCTGGTGGCCATGGAGAAGCTGTTCTTTGAATATTTGTGTCAGCTGGAGAAGGCGCTACCCCCACTGCAGGCACAGCAG CTTCAGAATGTACTGACTTGGATGCAGCCTGGAGTTTCTGTCACCTCATGTCTTACCGTGAACCAATACTGTGCTGACATGGGGTGGACCCTTCCAG AGTGTTCTGTTGATTCAGTGAGCCTGCCAGAAACTACGGAGCAGAGCCCTCCTCAGCCAAGACCAGCACCCCACACTCCCCTGCCAAAAGCCAAGCCTGGCCCACATTCCCCTCCGACACCAGCTTCGAGGCAGCACCCAGAACCCTTAACTGGTCGCCACTTCAACCTGGCCCCTCTGGGCCGGCGAAGAATCCAATCCCGATGGACGTCTACTAGGGGAGGCCATAAGGAGCGCCCCACTGTCATGCTGTTCCCATTTAGGAACCTGGGCCCAGCCACCCAAGTCATATCCAAGCCTGAACtgagggaaggaggtgggggtCACACAGAAGAGCCAGCAAGTGCTGCAGGCTCAAGCACAGCTTCCAACGCAAAGTCCAAGAGTCCTTCCCACACCCTGGGGAAAAGGGCCCTAGTGGAGGACCTGGCTGACTTCTCTGGCTCTGAGAAGGA GAATGGCTCGGATTGCCACAGAGACCCCCTGAAACTAGCACTGTCGCCGCCCCGGGCCAGGACAG CATGTCCTCCATCTGTGTGCAGCTCTGTCATTACCATAGGGGACTTGGTCTTGGATTCTGATGAGGAAGAGAGTGCTCAGAGGGAAAGACAA GAGTCTCTGGAAAACTACCAAAAGACAAAGTTTGATACCTTGATCCCCACCTTCTGTGAATACTTCCCCTCTTTGGGTCCAAGTGCTGGGCCCTCCCCTCCATGTGATGTGACAGCCCTAAACACTCCCATGAGCACTGGCATGTTTTCTGCACCCtgtccatctcccactgcctcagCTGTGCAAGCCATGTAG